The following are from one region of the Quercus robur chromosome 1, dhQueRobu3.1, whole genome shotgun sequence genome:
- the LOC126689114 gene encoding probable protein phosphatase 2C 25 → MSVAVSNSPVFSPSSSLFCNKTSIITASPEALTLTLSHLKPSPCSSSSSAPSSPSSPFRLRFPKPPTGLSSSSSSVSVSTSGSSSPNSVLKRKRPARLDIPVASMCFGAPATPSMAAREVVEEEVNGYSVYCKRGRREAMEDRYSALLNLQGDSKQAFFGIFDGHGGAKAAEFAAENLDKNIIDEVMTRGENEIDEAVKQGYLNTDSDFLKEDMRGGSCCVTALIRKGNLVVSNVGDCRAVLSRGGVAEALTSDHRPSRKDEKERIETLGGYVDFCHGVWRIQGSLAVSRGIGDRHLKQWVIAEPDTKVLRIIPEYEFLILASDGLWDKVSNQEAVDIARPLCIDTPQPLTACKMLADLSASRGSSDDISVMLIQLGRYI, encoded by the exons ATGTCTGTAGCTGTTTCGAACTCGCCTGTGTTCTCACCCTCATCGTCTTTGTTCTGCAACAAGACCTCGATAATCACAGCTTCCCCAGAAGCGTTAACTCTAACGTTAAGCCATCTAAAGCCTTCACCATGTTCTTCATCTTCGTCTGCTCCCTCTTCGCCTTCTTCACCTTTTAGGCTTCGGTTTCCGAAACCACCAACTgggctttcttcttcttcatcttctgttTCGGTTTCGACTTCAGGGTCTTCATCGCCGAATTCGGTGCTGAAGAGGAAGAGGCCGGCGAGGCTTGATATTCCAGTGGCTTCGATGTGTTTTGGGGCACCGGCTACGCCATCGATGGCGGCGAGGGAGGTGGTGGAGGAAGAAGTAAATGGGTATTCTGTGTATTGtaagagagggaggagagaagCTATGGAAGATCGCTACTCGGCTCTACTTAATCTTCAAGGAGATTCTAAACAG GCTTTCTTTGGTATATTTGATGGCCATGGAGGTGCAAAAGCTGCTGAGTTTGCGGCAGAAAACTTGGATAAGAACATAATAGATGAAGTGATGACAAGGGGTGAAAATGAAATTGACGAAGCCGTTAAGCAAGGTTACCTGAACACAGACTCCGATTTCTTGAAGGAGGATATGCGAGGTGGCTCGTGCTGTGTAACAGCATTGATTAGGAAAGGGAACCTTGTTGTATCCAATGTTGGTGACTGTCGTGCTGTTTTGAGCAGAGGTGGTGTTGCTGAGGCACTTACCTCTGATCATCGTCCTTCGAGGAAAGACGAAAAGGAAAGAATTGAGACCCTG ggTGGCTATGTTGATTTCTGCCATGGAGTATGGAGAATTCAGGGATCTCTGGCTGTATCTAGAGGGATTGGAGACCGACACCTTAAGCAATGGGTAATAGCAGAGCCAGATACAAAAGTTCTTAGAATCATACCAGAATATGAGTTCTTAATCTTAGCATCCGATGGATTATGGGATAAG gtTAGTAATCAGGAAGCAGTAGATATTGCTCGTCCTTTGTGCATAGATACGCCACAACCATTGACTGCCTGTAAAATGCTTGCGGATCTTTCTGCTTCACGAGGGTCTTCTGATGATATAAGCGTGATGCTAATTCAATTGGGGCGCTATATTTAA